A portion of the Candidatus Kryptonium sp. genome contains these proteins:
- the hemL gene encoding glutamate-1-semialdehyde 2,1-aminomutase, translating into MRKTRSKNLYIKAQKLIPGGVNSPVRAFKSVNSTPLFISKASGSKIWDADGNKFIDYVMSWGPLILGHSHPEVISAVKSALKNGTSYGAPTEIEIKMAEMINKMMPSVELVRMVNSGTEATMSAIRLARAYTGRKKIIKFEGCYHGHGDSFLVKAGSGATTLGIPSSPGVPNEIASLTLNARYNDIDSVQRLIDENKDEIACIIVEPVAGNMGVVLPRNGFLEKLREICDREKIVLIFDEVMTGFRIAPGGAQEYFGIKPDITTLGKIIGGGFPVGAYGGKKEIMELVAPSGPVYQAGTLSGNPIAMIAGYTTLKILYENRKTIYKQLETKARFLAESFREIAEESSVSVKVNQIGSMLTVFFNENEVYDYESALKSDTKKFAKFFNLMLENGIYLPPSQFEAMFLSTAHTNEDIQKTIEAFRIALKKLNA; encoded by the coding sequence GTGAGAAAAACGAGAAGCAAAAATCTCTACATCAAAGCTCAAAAGTTGATCCCAGGTGGAGTTAACTCTCCAGTGCGAGCTTTTAAATCTGTTAATTCAACTCCTCTTTTTATCTCAAAAGCGTCTGGTTCAAAAATATGGGACGCGGATGGAAATAAGTTTATTGATTATGTAATGTCTTGGGGTCCTTTGATACTTGGTCATTCTCATCCCGAGGTTATTTCAGCGGTAAAGAGTGCTTTGAAAAATGGAACAAGTTATGGGGCACCGACAGAGATTGAAATTAAAATGGCAGAGATGATAAATAAAATGATGCCATCGGTAGAACTCGTCCGAATGGTTAATTCTGGAACAGAAGCAACTATGAGCGCAATTCGCCTTGCGAGGGCATACACCGGAAGGAAGAAAATTATAAAATTTGAAGGATGTTATCACGGTCATGGTGATAGCTTCCTTGTTAAAGCTGGCTCAGGTGCAACAACGCTTGGAATCCCGAGCAGTCCAGGTGTTCCGAATGAAATTGCCTCGCTTACATTAAATGCAAGATATAATGATATAGATTCAGTTCAGAGGTTGATTGATGAAAATAAAGATGAAATCGCCTGCATAATTGTTGAACCAGTGGCTGGGAATATGGGAGTTGTCCTTCCACGAAACGGATTTTTAGAGAAATTGCGCGAGATATGCGATAGGGAAAAAATTGTTTTGATATTTGATGAAGTTATGACCGGATTTCGGATTGCACCAGGTGGGGCTCAAGAGTATTTCGGAATTAAACCAGATATTACAACACTTGGTAAAATTATAGGTGGTGGGTTTCCAGTTGGAGCATATGGCGGAAAAAAAGAAATTATGGAACTTGTTGCACCATCCGGACCAGTTTATCAAGCTGGAACTTTATCAGGAAATCCAATTGCGATGATAGCTGGATACACGACATTGAAAATTTTATATGAAAACAGAAAAACTATCTATAAACAACTTGAAACAAAAGCAAGGTTTCTTGCTGAAAGCTTCAGAGAGATTGCCGAGGAGAGCTCTGTCAGTGTCAAGGTAAATCAAATTGGTTCAATGCTTACTGTGTTTTTCAACGAGAATGAGGTTTATGATTATGAATCGGCCTTGAAATCCGATACAAAAAAATTTGCGAAGTTTTTCAATTTAATGCTTGAGAATGGGATTTATCTTCCACCGTCGCAGTTTGAAGCGATGTTTTTGTCAACTGCTCATACAAATGAAGATATACAAAAAACAATAGAAGCTTTTAGGATAGCGCTTAAAAAACTTAACGCGTGA
- a CDS encoding response regulator — protein sequence MPGKILIAEDEPTSRFIFATILKDDGYDVITCENGYECVEIAKSEKPDVIILDIQMPIMDGFEVLRILKSNPETNQIPVIIISANSEPHNIKRAFDSGAAEFIAKPVNIEELLIRVSTVLKIKRTNDELKKLRSEFTYLLIQDLKNTISVIKASFELALKNRIHELSEDQKLILEVAETAINKHIKLLNEYLELSRLELNIDKISKELTDLGKIITDVVKRFKSSQNYSISLSFPADLPLQIYADKRKITRVFELVLGSILNVGSKDIEISIAEEDSNYLIKIIDKTTQIEESETDYLFDRYKQALFQKLPKYNDLGLTISRIIVEAHNGKIWAEPIKGTGTAFLIKFPKG from the coding sequence GTGCCCGGTAAAATTTTAATTGCAGAAGATGAACCGACAAGTCGGTTCATATTTGCAACGATTTTAAAAGACGACGGATATGATGTGATAACTTGTGAAAACGGTTATGAGTGCGTTGAGATCGCAAAGAGCGAGAAGCCAGATGTTATAATTCTTGATATCCAAATGCCGATAATGGACGGATTTGAAGTGTTAAGAATTCTGAAATCAAACCCAGAAACGAATCAGATTCCAGTTATAATTATCTCTGCCAATTCCGAACCACACAACATAAAAAGAGCATTTGACTCGGGGGCAGCTGAATTTATCGCAAAGCCGGTAAACATTGAGGAACTATTGATAAGAGTGTCAACTGTCTTGAAAATCAAAAGAACGAACGACGAACTTAAAAAACTACGCTCCGAATTTACTTACCTTTTGATTCAAGATCTAAAAAACACGATCTCGGTAATTAAAGCAAGCTTTGAACTTGCCCTAAAAAACAGAATACACGAACTCTCAGAGGATCAAAAATTAATTCTTGAAGTTGCTGAAACCGCCATTAACAAGCACATTAAACTTTTAAATGAATATCTTGAACTTTCACGACTTGAACTTAACATTGACAAAATCTCAAAGGAACTAACTGATCTCGGTAAAATTATAACTGATGTCGTTAAGCGATTCAAATCTTCGCAAAATTACAGCATATCACTTTCATTTCCTGCTGATCTTCCACTTCAGATATATGCAGATAAGCGCAAGATAACGAGAGTTTTTGAACTCGTTCTTGGTTCAATACTAAATGTCGGTAGCAAGGACATAGAAATTTCAATAGCGGAGGAAGACTCAAACTATTTGATAAAAATAATTGACAAAACCACTCAAATTGAGGAATCTGAAACGGACTATTTATTTGACAGATACAAACAAGCGCTCTTCCAAAAGTTGCCTAAATATAACGATCTTGGTCTTACAATAAGCAGAATAATAGTTGAAGCACACAACGGGAAAATATGGGCTGAACCTATAAAGGGAACTGGAACTGCATTCTTAATTAAATTTCCAAAAGGTTAA
- a CDS encoding tetratricopeptide repeat protein — translation MNLDKIQKEIRKYEEFIEKNPDSPLLVRLASLYLEIGNVEKAITLCNRAIQKYPDYSTAHLIMARCYIEIKAYSKALAELNRVVEILPDSKFVIDMISKISLKQGKEESIKKIGKLKTVKEDIKIKEVELPEVDLPEVGKTHKEIYFIDQKLTDELGEEIFEMPKVETEVGKAKDENIRAETQASYLDELIKRLEEAKGKQNIKTETAKEPAIDFKEENLSYEDISIVTPALAEILTKQGAYDEAIKVYRKLIEQRPSEKEKYESEIRKLEEKLGK, via the coding sequence ATGAATCTTGACAAGATTCAAAAGGAGATAAGAAAATATGAAGAGTTTATTGAAAAGAATCCCGATTCTCCTCTACTTGTTCGTCTTGCGTCGCTTTATCTTGAAATTGGGAATGTAGAAAAAGCAATAACTTTGTGTAATAGAGCGATACAAAAATATCCCGATTATTCTACTGCGCATCTTATAATGGCAAGATGTTATATAGAGATCAAGGCGTATTCCAAAGCTCTTGCTGAGTTAAACCGTGTTGTTGAGATTTTGCCAGATTCAAAATTTGTAATTGATATGATTTCAAAAATTTCTCTAAAGCAGGGGAAAGAAGAAAGCATCAAAAAGATAGGGAAGTTGAAAACTGTAAAGGAAGATATCAAGATAAAAGAAGTTGAACTTCCGGAAGTTGATCTTCCAGAGGTTGGAAAGACACATAAAGAAATCTACTTTATTGATCAAAAGTTAACAGACGAGCTCGGTGAAGAAATTTTTGAAATGCCTAAGGTTGAAACAGAGGTTGGAAAAGCTAAAGATGAAAATATACGGGCTGAGACACAAGCATCATATCTTGATGAGCTCATAAAACGGCTTGAAGAGGCAAAAGGTAAGCAAAACATCAAAACAGAAACAGCAAAAGAACCAGCGATTGACTTTAAGGAAGAAAATCTAAGCTATGAGGATATATCCATTGTCACTCCAGCTCTTGCCGAGATACTTACGAAGCAAGGGGCATATGATGAAGCAATAAAAGTTTATAGAAAGTTGATTGAGCAACGCCCATCCGAGAAAGAAAAGTATGAAAGTGAGATAAGGAAACTTGAAGAGAAGCTTGGAAAGTAG
- a CDS encoding oligopeptide transporter, OPT family, whose translation MQKKSDVKPYVPAETKLTEMTLRAVLIGVVMAVVLGAANTYIGLKAGMTVSATFPAAVVAMAVMRVMRGSILEENIARTTASVGEALAAGAIFTVPAFVISGVWSDFNYWESTVIMLVGGLLGVLFIIILRRPLVNDPELPYPEGVACAEMVKAGQKGETGAKYVFSMMGVSALVELFKNARGIKLFGETISGFVEFGKYKIQLFSGANSAVSTQTYTGGVFLSTPVASPALIGVGYIIGPRLSAIAFSGGVLGWWLFIPLVMFFNTGIGDMLKNGVSWDELTHSVWYYQVRPIAVGAMIVGAFHTLWKMRTQLFQGIAKGIRDASQVRSGKVEYSRLEDDLPMPLVIGAIFLLVVPITLIYYYFTKNLISAVIAAIVMTLTGFLFSAVAGYLIGVMGGSNNPISGLTLSSLVIAAVLMVALGVKGTAGVEVVLGVAAVVCTALGIAGDMLQDLKVGQLLGGTPRKMQIAEIIGVSFTAFVLVFPMSILHKGTEGGIGGKYLPAPQAGLMSVMSKGIVSGEIAWPLIIFGAVLAFVLILLKSPSPTLIAVGMYLPFETTSAIFVGGLIKYVFDLIIKRKSYSESELVQIENRGILLASGLVAGESIMGVLLAGLYLLNVNLPHISENPFLGLLIFPLVALILIAIPLKKLK comes from the coding sequence ATGCAGAAAAAATCTGATGTCAAGCCGTATGTTCCAGCTGAAACAAAATTAACAGAAATGACTTTAAGAGCAGTTTTAATCGGTGTAGTTATGGCGGTAGTGCTCGGCGCAGCGAATACATACATTGGTCTAAAAGCTGGGATGACTGTGTCAGCGACATTTCCAGCTGCAGTTGTTGCGATGGCAGTTATGAGAGTTATGCGTGGTTCAATACTTGAGGAAAACATCGCAAGGACAACCGCGTCGGTCGGTGAAGCACTCGCAGCAGGAGCAATTTTCACTGTGCCTGCTTTTGTAATTTCTGGTGTTTGGAGCGACTTTAACTATTGGGAAAGCACAGTGATAATGCTTGTTGGCGGACTTCTTGGAGTTTTATTCATAATTATTTTGAGAAGACCGCTTGTCAATGATCCCGAACTCCCTTATCCTGAGGGAGTTGCTTGCGCTGAAATGGTAAAAGCTGGACAAAAAGGAGAAACAGGTGCAAAATATGTTTTTAGTATGATGGGCGTTTCGGCATTGGTTGAACTTTTTAAAAACGCAAGAGGAATAAAATTATTTGGGGAAACGATAAGTGGATTTGTTGAGTTTGGAAAGTATAAAATTCAACTTTTTTCAGGTGCAAATTCAGCAGTGAGCACTCAAACATATACTGGTGGAGTTTTTCTCTCTACTCCAGTCGCTTCTCCAGCGTTAATTGGAGTTGGATACATAATTGGACCGAGGTTATCGGCAATTGCGTTTTCAGGCGGGGTTCTCGGGTGGTGGTTATTTATTCCGCTCGTTATGTTTTTTAACACTGGAATTGGCGATATGCTTAAAAATGGGGTTAGTTGGGACGAATTAACTCATTCTGTGTGGTATTATCAGGTAAGACCAATTGCCGTTGGAGCTATGATAGTTGGTGCATTTCATACGCTTTGGAAGATGAGAACACAACTTTTTCAAGGTATAGCAAAAGGGATAAGAGATGCATCTCAAGTTAGAAGTGGAAAAGTTGAATATTCAAGATTGGAGGATGATCTGCCTATGCCACTTGTGATCGGAGCTATTTTCTTGCTTGTCGTACCGATTACATTGATTTACTACTATTTCACGAAAAATTTGATCAGTGCTGTCATTGCAGCAATCGTTATGACATTAACAGGATTTTTGTTTTCAGCTGTCGCAGGTTATCTCATTGGAGTTATGGGGGGTTCAAATAATCCAATTTCTGGACTTACTCTTTCATCGCTTGTAATTGCAGCGGTTTTGATGGTTGCTCTCGGCGTTAAGGGGACTGCGGGTGTTGAGGTTGTCCTCGGCGTTGCTGCTGTTGTATGCACTGCGCTTGGAATTGCTGGCGATATGTTGCAAGATTTGAAAGTCGGGCAACTTCTTGGAGGAACGCCCAGAAAGATGCAAATTGCGGAAATTATCGGTGTCTCTTTTACTGCTTTCGTGCTTGTGTTTCCAATGTCAATTCTTCATAAAGGAACAGAAGGCGGAATTGGAGGTAAGTATTTACCAGCTCCGCAAGCAGGATTAATGAGCGTTATGTCAAAAGGAATTGTGAGCGGAGAGATTGCTTGGCCATTGATAATTTTTGGTGCCGTCCTTGCTTTTGTTTTAATTCTTCTTAAATCACCATCCCCAACTTTGATCGCTGTCGGAATGTATCTTCCTTTTGAGACAACTTCAGCTATATTCGTTGGCGGTTTAATAAAGTATGTTTTTGATTTGATCATAAAAAGAAAATCTTATTCGGAATCTGAACTTGTCCAAATAGAAAATCGTGGAATACTTCTTGCCTCTGGACTTGTTGCAGGAGAGTCAATAATGGGTGTATTGCTTGCGGGCTTGTATCTTTTGAATGTTAATTTGCCACATATATCTGAAAATCCATTCTTGGGGCTTTTGATATTTCCTCTTGTTGCGTTAATTTTAATTGCTATTCCGCTTAAAAAGTTGAAATAA
- a CDS encoding YfiM family protein: protein MRFFVLIFTLFFILNLSFAGSSDDSSKVNLYRLGIVLGVTGAILTIAHIQQYNSWWKGELTSFHFRDDLNQVLNADKFGHAYFSFLVSDLLGRSLCWAGVEKNLSLIFGGVGSLLFQTYVEIEDGFRPKLGFSISDQISNIIGAFLPYARENFEFLKSVNFKISVFPSEKFKSGAHRFIIDDYESLYFWLCFDVSKILNVDVFKTWFIDIIDIAVGYSVKQINWDGSGKREIFLGFDYDLTKIPIKMHLFKQIINLLNYYRLPAPSVRIVPRFRFYLIKF, encoded by the coding sequence ATGAGATTTTTCGTTTTAATTTTTACGCTCTTTTTCATTTTAAATCTATCTTTTGCTGGGTCTTCGGATGATTCTTCAAAAGTTAATTTATATCGCCTTGGGATCGTCCTTGGAGTGACAGGTGCGATTTTAACAATAGCGCATATTCAGCAGTATAACTCATGGTGGAAAGGTGAATTAACATCTTTTCATTTTAGGGACGATCTCAATCAAGTTTTAAACGCTGATAAATTTGGCCATGCCTATTTTTCGTTTTTAGTTTCGGATTTGTTGGGCAGATCGCTTTGTTGGGCTGGGGTTGAGAAAAATTTATCTTTGATTTTTGGTGGCGTTGGAAGTTTGCTTTTTCAAACTTATGTTGAAATTGAAGACGGTTTTAGACCGAAACTTGGCTTCAGCATAAGCGATCAAATTTCAAATATCATAGGCGCGTTTTTACCGTATGCGAGAGAAAATTTTGAGTTCTTGAAATCTGTAAATTTTAAAATCAGTGTGTTTCCTTCAGAAAAGTTCAAATCCGGGGCTCACAGGTTCATTATTGATGATTATGAAAGTCTATATTTTTGGTTGTGCTTTGATGTTTCCAAAATTTTAAATGTGGATGTTTTCAAAACTTGGTTTATTGATATTATTGATATTGCGGTCGGTTATAGCGTGAAGCAGATAAATTGGGACGGAAGCGGGAAAAGGGAAATTTTTTTAGGGTTTGATTACGACTTGACGAAAATTCCGATAAAGATGCATCTATTCAAACAAATCATTAATCTTTTAAATTATTATCGCTTGCCAGCACCATCTGTGAGAATCGTCCCGAGATTCAGGTTTTATCTTATTAAATTTTAA
- a CDS encoding redoxin domain-containing protein: MFLQFSFFNWIGRKAPELNGGTGWINSKPLKLNDLRGKVVLLDFFEYTCVNCLRTLPYLKEWHKRYSDKGLIIIGIHTPEFDFSAEFENVANAVKELGLEYPIVVDSNYEIWRAFKNQFWPRKFLVDKDGIIRYDHVGEGAYGRTEAKIQELLRQIEPEAKFPDVIEYIRDEDKPGAVCYPRTPEMYAGYLRGYFTQQIKPDKEEHYKDNGCKEAQLTLNGWFKVEADKIVHTRNSNELTDYIAFKFRGTEVNAVLNSVGGSYDVFLTLDDKPIPKSMKGKDVSYDDSGRSFVRIDKGRMYNLIFGEKYGVYTLKLYTNSDKFALYSFTFGSCVVKE; encoded by the coding sequence ATGTTTCTACAATTTTCGTTTTTCAACTGGATAGGAAGAAAAGCTCCAGAGCTAAATGGAGGAACTGGTTGGATAAATTCAAAGCCATTGAAACTTAACGATCTTAGAGGTAAAGTTGTATTATTGGATTTTTTTGAATATACTTGTGTAAATTGTCTTCGCACTTTGCCTTATTTAAAGGAATGGCACAAAAGGTATTCTGATAAAGGTCTCATTATAATTGGGATACATACGCCAGAGTTTGACTTTTCCGCTGAGTTTGAAAATGTTGCCAACGCAGTCAAAGAACTTGGACTTGAGTATCCTATCGTCGTTGATAGTAACTACGAAATATGGCGTGCGTTTAAAAATCAGTTTTGGCCGAGAAAATTTTTAGTTGATAAGGATGGAATAATAAGATATGACCATGTTGGTGAAGGAGCTTATGGCAGAACGGAAGCAAAAATCCAGGAACTTTTGAGGCAAATAGAGCCAGAGGCGAAATTTCCTGATGTAATTGAATATATTCGTGATGAAGATAAACCAGGAGCTGTTTGCTATCCAAGGACGCCTGAAATGTATGCAGGTTATCTGCGTGGATATTTCACACAACAAATAAAACCAGATAAAGAAGAACATTACAAAGATAATGGATGCAAAGAAGCCCAATTAACGCTCAATGGTTGGTTCAAAGTTGAAGCGGATAAGATCGTTCACACAAGAAATAGCAATGAATTAACGGATTATATCGCTTTTAAATTTAGGGGGACTGAAGTAAACGCCGTCCTAAATTCCGTTGGAGGTTCTTATGATGTTTTCTTAACACTTGATGATAAACCGATCCCGAAATCTATGAAAGGAAAAGATGTTTCTTATGACGATTCTGGAAGAAGTTTTGTAAGGATTGATAAGGGCAGAATGTATAATTTAATTTTCGGTGAAAAATATGGGGTTTATACTTTGAAACTTTATACCAATTCCGATAAGTTTGCGCTTTATTCGTTTACATTTGGTTCTTGCGTGGTTAAAGAGTGA
- the rsmA gene encoding 16S rRNA (adenine(1518)-N(6)/adenine(1519)-N(6))-dimethyltransferase RsmA yields the protein MLRPVKHLGQHFLSDKNVAKKIAEMVDPKPDDVIVEIGAGEGFLTEQFVGKVRKVFAVEIDKRAVDFLKVRFGDEELIKNDKIEILHQDFLKVNFETFKNFGKIRLIGNIPYNITSSIIFKAIENREFIKDLVIMVQLEVALRIVSKPGVKDYSILSVMCQAYSKPEILFRVSRNVFYPKPKVSSAVIRLDFEKGALSERIIDHDFFKKIVKVAFNKRRKILKNTLKELFSDETLSEVNLDLSRRPEQLTVEEFIDLSNALYKIYADKNKIGRG from the coding sequence ATGTTAAGACCTGTAAAACATCTTGGACAGCATTTTTTGAGCGACAAAAATGTAGCGAAAAAAATTGCAGAGATGGTTGATCCGAAACCTGATGATGTAATAGTTGAGATCGGAGCTGGCGAGGGATTTTTAACTGAACAATTTGTTGGAAAAGTTAGAAAGGTTTTTGCAGTTGAGATTGATAAAAGAGCGGTTGATTTCTTGAAAGTAAGGTTTGGGGATGAAGAATTAATCAAAAATGATAAAATTGAGATTCTTCACCAGGATTTTTTGAAGGTTAACTTTGAAACCTTCAAAAACTTTGGCAAAATAAGATTGATAGGGAACATTCCATATAACATCACAAGCTCAATCATATTTAAGGCGATTGAGAATAGGGAATTCATAAAAGATTTAGTGATCATGGTTCAACTTGAAGTTGCTTTGAGAATCGTTTCAAAGCCAGGGGTGAAGGATTACAGCATACTTTCGGTGATGTGCCAGGCATATTCAAAGCCGGAAATTTTATTTAGGGTTTCTAGAAATGTATTCTATCCTAAACCGAAGGTTTCATCTGCGGTGATACGGCTTGATTTTGAGAAAGGCGCCTTGTCCGAAAGAATAATTGATCACGATTTCTTCAAAAAAATTGTTAAGGTTGCTTTTAATAAACGAAGAAAAATTCTGAAAAATACGCTGAAGGAGCTATTTAGCGATGAGACATTATCCGAGGTGAATTTAGATTTAAGCAGGAGACCGGAGCAATTGACTGTTGAAGAATTCATAGATCTTTCAAACGCACTTTATAAAATCTATGCCGATAAAAACAAAATTGGCAGAGGATGA
- a CDS encoding phosphatase PAP2 family protein produces the protein MNYLAGLRNLHFGDIVNIVFYLFLIFVSLVFSHQMKLWWLIVLFNLLVIFFVIYVAVRWEGSRNPEIFSARRFVREWYLVPLILLTFKEIYFFINFLKLPDYDWILMKIDYIIFGAHPTHVLAKISNPVLTEFLQIVYSTFYFLPIILGYDFYRRGDLVRYRYVISTVVYGFYLSYIGYLLVPAIGPRFILHDFSKLDEELPGLLLTKPLRWIINTGESIPPGVPNPADYAQRDVFPSGHTQLTLVIIYLSIVLKSKTKYFLIPNGILLIFSTVYLRYHYVIDLIAGFLFAAFTVATAPYLFNQCETKIGRRNAEKI, from the coding sequence ATGAACTACCTTGCTGGCTTACGTAATTTACACTTCGGTGATATTGTTAACATAGTTTTTTACTTATTTTTGATTTTTGTTTCACTCGTTTTTTCACATCAAATGAAACTCTGGTGGTTGATAGTTCTATTTAATCTTTTGGTTATTTTTTTCGTCATATATGTCGCTGTAAGATGGGAGGGGTCGCGGAATCCAGAAATTTTCTCAGCGAGGCGCTTTGTGAGGGAATGGTATCTTGTGCCACTTATTCTCTTGACATTTAAAGAAATTTATTTCTTCATTAACTTTTTGAAACTGCCAGATTATGATTGGATTTTGATGAAAATTGACTACATAATTTTTGGCGCGCATCCGACTCATGTTTTGGCAAAAATTAGCAATCCTGTTTTGACGGAATTTTTACAAATTGTTTATTCTACTTTTTATTTCCTTCCGATAATTCTCGGTTATGACTTCTACCGCAGAGGCGATCTTGTGAGATATCGCTATGTCATATCAACAGTTGTGTATGGTTTTTATCTTTCATACATTGGTTATCTTCTTGTCCCAGCTATTGGTCCGCGGTTTATACTTCATGATTTTTCAAAGCTTGACGAAGAGCTACCAGGGCTTTTGCTAACGAAGCCACTTCGTTGGATAATTAACACGGGTGAGTCAATTCCGCCTGGCGTTCCTAATCCAGCTGATTATGCTCAAAGGGATGTTTTTCCGAGCGGGCACACGCAACTTACGCTCGTTATTATATATCTTTCTATCGTGCTGAAATCAAAAACGAAGTATTTTCTGATCCCGAACGGTATTTTGTTAATTTTTTCAACCGTCTATCTTCGCTATCATTATGTAATTGATTTGATCGCTGGGTTTCTATTTGCTGCTTTTACAGTTGCAACTGCTCCGTATCTTTTCAATCAATGTGAAACAAAAATAGGGCGAAGGAATGCAGAAAAAATCTGA
- a CDS encoding TIGR02710 family CRISPR-associated CARF protein: MGQEAKKVVMFVTVGTGRDRADIASAIVKSIRSYNPNIVVFLCTEKSKQETLPIIEEGLAKENITVEQEIKLIKDENDLEAVKQICSNEMRKFERDRKFVEYTSGTKAMSVGLVLAGLENGAEKFSYIAGNRDETGRVIPGTERFISFEPTVIYAEVFFKKAIEYFNDGMYGSASKMFEKCLEIYREESFKKKVETLNNLCKVYQNWDLFKHKEAFETAKEIDLDILAEFEAKRKFESNRDSLAFLNKESVFSPLKAIDLLRNAERRIERERYDDAVARLYRLLEYIIQIGIDKLGLYSEPGKIDLSKLPDDLKEKYQRSEIALAKSAELLNDLGDEMGKELYESITQGNLKKILSARNNSILAHGFTPIDKETAEEFRDILKKILAKYFGSDFERWYEDLEFVKLKVL, translated from the coding sequence ATGGGGCAAGAAGCCAAAAAAGTTGTAATGTTTGTAACTGTTGGAACTGGTAGGGATAGAGCAGATATAGCTTCAGCAATTGTAAAGAGTATAAGATCTTATAATCCTAACATTGTCGTATTTCTATGCACGGAAAAAAGCAAGCAGGAAACTTTGCCGATTATTGAAGAAGGGTTAGCTAAGGAAAACATTACTGTAGAGCAAGAAATTAAATTAATTAAAGATGAAAACGACCTTGAAGCGGTTAAGCAAATTTGTTCAAACGAGATGAGAAAATTTGAAAGGGATAGAAAGTTTGTTGAATACACTTCCGGGACGAAGGCGATGTCGGTTGGGCTTGTATTAGCTGGGTTGGAAAATGGAGCTGAAAAATTTTCTTATATTGCCGGCAATAGGGATGAAACGGGGCGTGTTATTCCTGGCACTGAAAGATTTATATCATTTGAACCAACCGTTATTTATGCAGAGGTGTTTTTCAAAAAAGCAATTGAATATTTTAACGATGGTATGTATGGGAGCGCGAGCAAGATGTTTGAAAAATGCCTTGAAATTTATCGGGAAGAATCGTTTAAGAAAAAAGTTGAAACATTAAATAACTTGTGCAAGGTATATCAAAATTGGGATTTGTTCAAGCATAAAGAAGCATTTGAAACCGCTAAAGAAATAGATTTGGATATTCTTGCTGAATTTGAAGCAAAACGAAAATTTGAGTCAAATCGTGATAGTTTGGCTTTTCTTAACAAAGAAAGCGTGTTTTCACCGCTAAAAGCCATAGACCTTTTAAGAAACGCTGAACGAAGGATTGAAAGGGAGCGCTATGACGATGCAGTTGCAAGGTTGTATAGATTACTTGAATACATCATTCAAATTGGGATAGATAAACTAGGTCTATATTCCGAACCTGGAAAGATTGACCTTTCTAAACTTCCTGATGATTTAAAAGAGAAGTATCAGCGAAGTGAAATTGCGCTTGCAAAGTCTGCTGAATTGCTCAATGATCTTGGGGACGAAATGGGGAAAGAATTGTATGAAAGCATAACACAGGGGAACTTGAAAAAAATTTTGAGTGCGAGGAATAATTCAATACTTGCTCATGGATTTACACCTATTGATAAAGAAACAGCCGAGGAATTTCGTGATATTTTGAAGAAGATATTAGCGAAGTATTTCGGTTCTGATTTTGAGCGATGGTATGAGGATCTTGAGTTCGTCAAGTTGAAAGTTTTGTAA